One stretch of Actinacidiphila sp. DG2A-62 DNA includes these proteins:
- a CDS encoding M20 family metallopeptidase, whose protein sequence is MLADIETLVTCESPSADHDAVAVSAEVTAGVGAARTGVLPERIVVEGRSHLRWRFGEGPSRVLLLGHHDTVWPVGSLATHPFSVDCGVLRGPGCFDMKAGLAMAFHAIAALPDPSGVTLLVTGDEELGSPTSRALIEDEAAGRLAALVLEASGEGGALKTGRKGVSLYELHARGRAAHAGLEPERGVSATVELAHQVLAVTTLADPALGTSVTPTVLTAGTTSNTVPDHGRFTVDVRVAARAEQDRVDAALRALRPVLPGAALEVTGGPNRPPLEPAASAALFARAAAAAARLGLPEPAGTFVGGASDGNLTAGVGTPTLDGLGAVGGGAHADDEHVLVAELPGRTALLAALVAELLAEPDAAAGRSARRGSGTPTGERP, encoded by the coding sequence CTGCTCGCCGACATCGAGACCCTGGTGACCTGCGAGTCGCCCTCGGCCGACCACGACGCCGTCGCGGTCAGCGCCGAGGTGACCGCGGGCGTGGGCGCGGCCCGCACCGGCGTGCTGCCGGAGCGGATCGTCGTCGAGGGCCGCAGCCATCTGCGCTGGCGGTTCGGCGAGGGCCCCTCGCGGGTGCTGCTGCTCGGCCACCACGACACGGTGTGGCCGGTCGGCTCGCTCGCCACCCACCCCTTCAGCGTGGACTGCGGCGTGCTGCGCGGGCCCGGCTGCTTCGACATGAAGGCCGGTCTGGCGATGGCCTTCCACGCGATCGCCGCGCTGCCCGACCCGTCCGGCGTCACCCTGCTGGTCACCGGCGACGAGGAACTGGGCTCGCCGACCTCGCGCGCCCTGATCGAGGACGAGGCGGCCGGCCGCCTCGCGGCGCTGGTGCTGGAGGCGTCCGGGGAGGGCGGCGCGCTCAAGACCGGACGCAAGGGCGTGTCGCTGTACGAGCTGCACGCCCGTGGCCGCGCCGCGCACGCCGGGCTCGAACCCGAGCGCGGGGTGAGCGCGACCGTCGAACTGGCCCACCAGGTGCTGGCCGTGACCACGCTCGCCGACCCCGCGCTCGGCACCAGCGTCACGCCCACCGTGCTGACGGCCGGCACCACGAGCAACACCGTGCCGGACCACGGCCGGTTCACCGTCGACGTACGGGTGGCGGCGCGCGCCGAACAGGACCGGGTGGACGCCGCGTTGCGCGCGCTGCGCCCGGTGCTGCCCGGGGCCGCGCTGGAGGTGACCGGCGGCCCCAACCGCCCGCCGCTCGAACCGGCCGCGTCCGCGGCGCTGTTCGCGCGGGCCGCGGCCGCCGCGGCCCGGCTCGGCCTGCCGGAGCCGGCCGGCACGTTCGTCGGCGGCGCCTCCGACGGCAACCTCACCGCCGGGGTCGGCACGCCGACCCTGGACGGCCTGGGCGCGGTCGGCGGCGGCGCGCATGCCGACGACGAGCACGTGCTGGTCGCCGAACTCCCCGGCCGCACGGCGCTGTTGGCCGCCCTGGTGGCCGAACTGCTGGCCGAGCCCGACGCGGCGGCCGGCCGGTCCGCCCGCCGCGGCTCCGGAACGCCGACCGGGGAGCGCCCATGA
- a CDS encoding ABC transporter ATP-binding protein, which yields MALARALAARPEVVIADEITSALDVSIQGTVLNLVRELQRSMRLGMLFISHNLAVVRYVSDVLAVMYLGRIVEYGPAAQVLADPQHPYTRELLAAAPGADARPAASRPALRAGPGAGGAAAATDAGGVHGPLPHTTTPDAPGGPRAGGPRADAGAATAAGPGAPGSREAAGHARGVPSAGPPPSAAPADHAHKGATPLRKGPRSGAEPGSDPGGSATGDGASTDAAGSAAPRSVPAAAPSPTAVPVAVLDAEPPDPHHPPGLPVPPALPGGAVGRPRADAVPDPRPLPGRPRAAARGRLPLRRDGPPMTAAPATPPLTPLTPLTPPTTVTAAAVAPAVALADGAAAGPTAGPSRPGGPPGPGAPSTGGAPASVPAGDGNPAHGGRSAGAAEAVVPDGPMGSSAHAGALPAPRTLARRPHGPARKDVR from the coding sequence GTGGCGCTGGCACGGGCGTTGGCCGCGCGCCCGGAGGTCGTGATCGCCGACGAGATCACCTCGGCGCTCGATGTGTCCATCCAGGGCACGGTGCTCAACCTGGTGCGCGAGCTCCAGCGGAGCATGCGGCTCGGCATGCTCTTCATCTCGCACAACCTCGCCGTGGTGCGCTACGTCAGCGACGTTCTCGCGGTGATGTACCTGGGCCGGATCGTCGAGTACGGCCCGGCGGCGCAGGTGCTGGCCGATCCCCAGCACCCCTACACCCGTGAGCTGTTGGCTGCGGCGCCCGGCGCGGACGCCCGCCCCGCCGCGAGCCGGCCCGCACTCCGCGCGGGACCGGGCGCCGGGGGCGCCGCGGCCGCCACGGACGCCGGCGGCGTGCATGGCCCGCTCCCGCACACCACGACGCCCGACGCCCCGGGCGGGCCGCGGGCGGGCGGGCCGCGGGCGGACGCCGGAGCCGCCACCGCCGCGGGCCCCGGCGCACCCGGGAGCCGCGAGGCAGCCGGGCACGCACGCGGTGTTCCCTCGGCCGGGCCGCCCCCGAGCGCCGCTCCGGCGGACCACGCGCACAAGGGGGCCACACCGCTGCGGAAGGGCCCTCGCAGCGGCGCGGAGCCCGGGTCCGACCCCGGCGGGTCCGCCACGGGGGACGGCGCTTCGACGGACGCCGCCGGCTCCGCGGCACCGCGCTCCGTACCCGCCGCGGCGCCGTCCCCCACGGCGGTTCCGGTCGCCGTGCTGGACGCCGAGCCGCCCGATCCGCACCACCCGCCTGGCCTGCCGGTTCCACCCGCGCTGCCCGGTGGGGCCGTCGGTCGACCCCGGGCGGACGCAGTGCCTGACCCTCGACCCCTCCCGGGACGCCCCCGCGCGGCGGCACGCGGCCGCCTGCCACTTCGCCGAGACGGCCCCCCGATGACCGCCGCCCCCGCCACGCCCCCGCTCACCCCGCTCACCCCGCTCACCCCGCCCACCACCGTGACCGCCGCCGCCGTCGCGCCCGCCGTCGCCCTCGCGGACGGCGCGGCGGCGGGCCCGACCGCGGGCCCGTCCCGGCCGGGCGGTCCGCCCGGCCCAGGTGCGCCGTCGACCGGCGGTGCGCCGGCGTCCGTGCCGGCCGGCGACGGCAACCCGGCCCATGGCGGCCGGAGCGCCGGGGCCGCCGAAGCGGTCGTCCCGGACGGGCCGATGGGCTCGTCCGCTCACGCCGGGGCTCTCCCGGCGCCCCGAACTCTCGCGCGCCGCCCGCACGGGCCGGCGAGGAAGGACGTCCGATGA
- a CDS encoding GNAT family N-acetyltransferase: MPAPDAAPDPWARPGAAEPARAAGRRLAEEAERLAVAAGDAASVVVREVRAIDELDAVHRLYNAIWRPDPQSPPMTGELLRALAKSGNYVGGAFDGDELVGACVGFFGAPAEEAVHSHIAGVSGAARGRSIGFALKLHQRAWSMRRGVSAITWTYDPLVRRNAYFNLVKLAARPEEYLANFYGGMRDGINGDDDTDRLLVHWRLGSDPVRAACAGRTEPADAAAERARGALVALAAGPDGGPQAGPARAAGAVGGGGSSGSRTLLVAVPPDIEGMRLAEPGRAKDWRTALRDVMGAAMADGARVTGFDRAGWYVLEHAGARTQEER; this comes from the coding sequence GTGCCCGCTCCGGACGCCGCACCGGACCCGTGGGCCCGCCCCGGCGCCGCCGAACCGGCCCGCGCCGCCGGGCGGCGGCTCGCCGAGGAGGCCGAGCGCCTCGCGGTCGCGGCCGGCGACGCGGCGTCCGTGGTGGTGCGCGAGGTGCGCGCGATCGACGAACTCGACGCCGTGCACCGCCTGTACAACGCCATCTGGCGGCCCGACCCGCAGAGCCCGCCGATGACCGGCGAACTGCTGCGCGCGCTGGCCAAGTCGGGCAACTACGTCGGCGGCGCCTTCGACGGGGACGAACTCGTCGGCGCCTGCGTCGGGTTCTTCGGCGCGCCCGCCGAGGAGGCCGTGCACAGCCACATCGCCGGCGTCTCGGGCGCCGCGCGCGGGCGCAGCATCGGCTTCGCCCTCAAACTGCACCAGCGCGCCTGGTCGATGCGCCGCGGCGTGTCCGCGATCACCTGGACCTACGACCCGCTGGTGCGCCGCAACGCCTACTTCAACCTGGTCAAGCTCGCCGCCCGGCCCGAGGAGTACCTCGCCAACTTCTACGGCGGGATGCGCGACGGCATCAACGGCGACGACGACACCGACCGGCTGCTGGTGCACTGGCGGCTCGGCAGCGACCCGGTCCGCGCCGCCTGCGCGGGCCGCACCGAGCCCGCCGACGCGGCGGCCGAACGCGCGCGGGGCGCGCTGGTCGCGCTCGCCGCCGGCCCGGACGGCGGACCGCAGGCCGGTCCGGCGCGAGCCGCGGGCGCCGTCGGCGGCGGGGGATCGAGCGGCTCCCGCACCCTCCTGGTCGCCGTCCCGCCGGACATCGAGGGGATGCGGCTGGCCGAGCCCGGCCGCGCCAAGGACTGGCGCACCGCGCTGCGCGACGTCATGGGCGCGGCGATGGCCGACGGCGCCCGCGTCACCGGATTCGACCGCGCCGGCTGGTACGTGCTGGAGCACGCCGGCGCCCGTACGCAGGAGGAGCGATGA
- a CDS encoding PucR family transcriptional regulator — protein MTTHARTSLGRILDDLGATLLHPLHPAPPGHTVPTARPGEPGGPGTPARFPAAAVPPGPAEIGGVVIHDPVDRPALPPHALVLGVGLYDPADIAALLADLGRHQAAALVLREPVPADPRVAAAAQASGVAVLELTRGASWTQVAAMLRALLAEGDVGVGDAETLVGTPAGDLFALANAIAALLDAPVTIEDRNSRVLAFSGKQDEADESRVETILGRQVPERFSRALTERGVFRELYRHDEPVYVPPLRSAPDTFTLPRVAVTVRAGDEVLGSIWVAVRRPLGPERSRALQDAARLVALHMLRLRAGADVERRLRADLVSTALEGGAGAREALVRLGLAGQPVVVLALAVPDRAREPLTVGDDAAATTELQRLADAFAVHLSAAHPRCAAAVLGDVVYGLMPARTGGSAEDRADRHERGDRVGGRDRPERADRAAERAAGRAGDPGADRADRALRIATGFLDRVTSRAGAVIGVGPAASDVRELAGSRADADRALRVLRAGRSARRAARLSDVHVEALLLDLRDLVAARGDRPTGPVARLAAYDERHHTDLVETLRAWLDAFGDVGVAAAALHVHPNTFRYRLRRLTEVGGIDLADSEARFAAMLQLRVLPPRPAAP, from the coding sequence ATGACCACACACGCGCGTACCAGCCTCGGCCGGATCCTCGACGATCTCGGCGCCACCCTGCTGCACCCGCTCCACCCCGCCCCTCCCGGCCACACCGTGCCGACCGCGCGGCCCGGGGAGCCCGGGGGACCCGGGACGCCCGCCCGGTTCCCGGCCGCCGCCGTGCCCCCGGGACCCGCGGAGATCGGCGGGGTCGTCATCCACGACCCCGTCGACCGCCCGGCGCTGCCGCCGCACGCCCTGGTCCTCGGCGTCGGCCTCTACGATCCCGCGGACATCGCCGCCCTGCTGGCCGACCTGGGGCGGCATCAGGCAGCCGCCCTGGTGCTGCGCGAACCCGTGCCGGCCGACCCGCGGGTGGCCGCCGCCGCGCAGGCGTCCGGCGTCGCCGTCCTGGAGCTGACCCGCGGGGCCTCCTGGACGCAGGTCGCGGCCATGCTGCGGGCGCTGCTCGCCGAGGGCGACGTCGGGGTCGGCGACGCCGAGACGCTGGTCGGCACCCCGGCCGGCGACCTGTTCGCGCTGGCCAACGCGATCGCCGCGCTGCTCGACGCCCCGGTCACCATCGAGGACCGCAACTCCCGGGTGCTGGCCTTCTCCGGCAAGCAGGACGAGGCCGACGAGTCCCGCGTCGAGACGATCCTCGGCCGCCAGGTGCCCGAGCGGTTCTCGCGGGCGCTGACCGAGCGCGGCGTCTTCCGCGAGCTGTACCGGCACGACGAGCCGGTCTACGTTCCGCCGCTGCGGTCGGCCCCCGACACCTTCACCCTGCCGCGCGTGGCGGTGACCGTGCGGGCCGGCGACGAGGTGCTCGGCTCGATCTGGGTGGCGGTCCGCCGGCCGCTCGGCCCTGAGCGCTCCCGCGCGCTCCAGGACGCCGCCCGGCTGGTCGCCCTGCACATGCTGCGGCTGCGGGCCGGCGCCGACGTGGAGCGCCGGCTGCGCGCCGACCTGGTGAGCACCGCGCTGGAGGGCGGCGCGGGCGCGCGCGAGGCCCTGGTGCGCCTCGGGCTCGCCGGGCAGCCCGTCGTGGTGCTCGCCCTGGCCGTCCCCGACCGCGCGCGCGAGCCGCTCACGGTCGGCGACGACGCCGCCGCGACGACCGAGCTCCAGCGGCTCGCCGACGCGTTCGCCGTGCACCTGAGCGCCGCCCATCCGCGCTGCGCGGCCGCGGTGCTCGGCGACGTGGTCTACGGGCTGATGCCGGCGCGCACCGGCGGGTCCGCGGAGGACCGGGCCGACCGCCACGAGCGGGGCGACCGCGTGGGCGGCCGGGACCGGCCGGAGCGCGCCGACCGGGCGGCCGAGCGCGCCGCGGGCCGGGCCGGCGACCCGGGAGCCGACCGCGCGGACCGGGCGCTGCGGATCGCCACCGGGTTCCTCGACCGGGTCACCTCCCGCGCCGGCGCGGTGATCGGCGTCGGCCCGGCCGCCTCCGACGTGCGGGAGCTGGCCGGGTCGCGGGCCGACGCGGACCGCGCGCTGCGGGTGCTGCGCGCGGGCCGCAGCGCGCGCCGCGCGGCCCGGCTGTCCGACGTCCACGTGGAGGCGCTGCTGCTGGACCTGCGGGACCTCGTCGCGGCCCGCGGCGACCGGCCCACCGGGCCGGTGGCCCGGCTCGCCGCGTACGACGAGCGCCACCACACCGACCTGGTCGAGACGCTGCGGGCCTGGCTCGACGCGTTCGGCGACGTGGGGGTGGCCGCCGCCGCGCTGCACGTCCACCCCAACACCTTCCGCTACCGGCTGCGCCGGCTCACCGAGGTCGGCGGCATCGACCTCGCCGACTCCGAGGCCCGCTTCGCCGCGATGCTCCAGCTGCGCGTGCTGCCGCCGCGGCCCGCCGCCCCGTGA
- a CDS encoding helix-turn-helix transcriptional regulator: MNLDDLARLRRARDVMDRDYAQPLDVAALARTALMSSGHFSRSFRAAYGETPYSYLMTRRIERAKALLRRGDLSVTEVCFAVGCTSLGTFSTRFTELVGESPSAYRARSHDDGADIPACIAKIHTRPVRNTAGDARNGGRADVTPRP; this comes from the coding sequence GTGAACCTGGACGACCTGGCCCGGCTGCGCCGCGCACGCGACGTGATGGACCGCGACTACGCACAGCCGCTCGACGTCGCGGCGCTGGCGCGTACCGCCCTGATGTCCTCCGGCCACTTCTCCCGCAGCTTCCGCGCCGCCTACGGCGAGACCCCGTACAGCTATCTGATGACCCGCAGGATCGAGCGGGCCAAGGCGCTGCTGCGGCGCGGCGACCTGTCGGTCACCGAGGTCTGCTTCGCCGTGGGCTGCACCTCGCTCGGCACCTTCAGCACCCGCTTCACCGAGCTGGTCGGCGAGAGCCCCAGCGCGTACCGGGCCCGGTCGCACGACGACGGGGCGGACATCCCGGCCTGCATCGCGAAGATCCACACCCGTCCGGTCAGGAACACCGCGGGGGACGCCCGGAACGGCGGGCGGGCGGATGTCACACCCCGCCCGTAG
- the menC gene encoding o-succinylbenzoate synthase, translated as MKLEGVELRRIAMPLVSPFRTSFGTTTVREAVLVRVVADGAEGWGECVAMADPLYSSEYADAATQVLGRFLVPALAASGPLKAHRVAPALAAFQGHRMAKAALETAVLDAELRAQGRPLADELGAVRDRVPCGVSVGIMDSVPELLDAVEEYLDAGYVRIKLKIEPGWDVEPVAAVRERFGDALALQVDANAAYTLADAPRLARLDAFGLLLIEQPLPEEDVLGHAALARRISTPVCLDESITSARAAADAITLGACAIVNVKPGRVGGYLEARRVHDVCAAHGVPVWCGGMLETGIGRAANLALAALPGFTLPGDTSGSDRYYRTDITEPFVVRDGHLDVPAGPGTGVDPLAGELAQVTRSTQWLPA; from the coding sequence ATGAAGCTCGAAGGAGTCGAACTGCGGCGCATCGCCATGCCGCTGGTGTCCCCGTTCCGCACGTCCTTCGGCACCACCACGGTCCGCGAGGCGGTGCTGGTCAGGGTGGTCGCCGACGGGGCCGAGGGGTGGGGGGAGTGCGTGGCCATGGCGGACCCGCTGTACTCCTCGGAGTACGCGGACGCCGCGACCCAGGTGCTGGGCCGGTTCCTGGTCCCCGCGCTCGCCGCCTCCGGTCCGCTCAAGGCCCACCGGGTCGCCCCGGCGCTCGCCGCCTTCCAGGGCCACCGGATGGCCAAGGCGGCCCTGGAGACGGCCGTGCTGGACGCCGAACTGCGGGCGCAGGGGAGGCCGTTGGCCGACGAGCTGGGCGCGGTCAGGGACCGGGTGCCGTGCGGGGTGTCGGTGGGCATCATGGACTCGGTGCCCGAACTGCTCGACGCCGTCGAGGAGTACCTCGACGCCGGGTACGTCCGGATCAAGCTGAAGATCGAGCCCGGCTGGGACGTCGAGCCGGTCGCCGCGGTGCGCGAACGGTTCGGCGACGCCCTGGCGCTCCAGGTCGACGCCAACGCCGCCTACACCCTCGCCGACGCCCCCCGGCTCGCCCGGCTCGACGCCTTCGGGCTGCTGCTGATCGAGCAGCCGCTGCCGGAGGAGGACGTGCTCGGGCACGCCGCGCTCGCCCGCCGGATCAGCACCCCGGTCTGCCTGGACGAGTCGATCACCTCCGCCCGCGCCGCCGCGGACGCCATCACGCTCGGGGCGTGCGCGATCGTCAACGTCAAACCCGGCCGGGTCGGCGGCTACCTGGAGGCCCGCCGCGTCCACGACGTGTGCGCCGCGCACGGGGTGCCGGTGTGGTGCGGCGGCATGCTGGAGACCGGGATCGGCCGGGCCGCGAACCTCGCGCTCGCCGCCCTGCCCGGCTTCACCCTGCCCGGCGACACCTCCGGCTCCGACCGCTACTACCGCACCGACATCACCGAGCCGTTCGTGGTGCGCGACGGCCACCTCGACGTCCCCGCAGGACCCGGCACGGGCGTCGACCCGCTCGCCGGGGAACTGGCGCAGGTCACCAGGTCCACCCAGTGGCTGCCGGCCTGA
- a CDS encoding serine hydrolase → MTRPLRIEDLADIAVPEQPALSPDGTRIVYVLRGSDLAGDRTVRDLWHVPAAGGGPARRLTRGGADQAPSWSPDGTRIAFLRAGPEPGAGPAQVWLLPADGGEAEQLTELPLGAGAPVWSPDGTRIAFTAPVDIAPPGPAPAADPSGASGASGARHPAPAADRRPLVSDRLDYQYDGAGLLGSLRHHVHVLDLATGACRRLTEGDWHAGAPAWSPDGRTLAFTAATDPRADLTVRSAAYTVDAAAAGAQPVLVGAPDGFAGTVGWTPDGAALLVVGHRAAPVGHARLLRVPLDGGPAEDLSGPLDRNVMPGGPGYPGGLPQTAGDGATVLFCVRDRGCTHLYAAGPAPTGPSASTPGAAGLRAVLAGAGRNVSGLSVAGDLAAVVLATPASFGEIAVVDLATGAERVLTEHGAAVADVTLYPRTEREFTVCDGTTVHGWLVRAPGTTGPGPLLLDVHGGPHNAWNGAADDVHLYHQRLAALGWTVLLLNPRGSDGYGEVFYTAAIGAWGLADAADLLEPVDALVAEGLADPERLAVAGYSYGGYMACYLTGRDGRFAAAVAGGTVSDLVSMAGASDDGHLLADLELDGPPWAGPEHYAAMSPLSRVREVRTPTLILHGADDRRCPADQAAQWHTALREQGVPSRLVLYPGASHLFVLDGAPSHRLDFNRRIVDWVERYAAGPDRKGLPLVDAAHWQRRLEALAARHRVPGATLGILRIGPDAAAGPDASGAGGDAGDAGDELAVAAYGVLNKNTGVPVTADSLFQIGSISKVWTATLVMQLADEGLLDLDAPLVTVLPELRLSDPDVTKEVTMRHLLTHTSGIDGDIFDDTGRGDDCLEKYTALLADAAQIHPLGATWSYCNSGFSLMGRVVEKLTGGTWDQAVRERLFTPLGLEHTVTLPEEALLHRAATGHVAEAGGEPAVAPVWGLPRSLGPAGLICASAADLLAFARMHLRGGLAADGVRVLGEAAAAAMADRQVELPDPHTLGDSWGLGWSRFTWDGRVLIGHDGNTVGQSAFLRLLPDQGLAVALLTNGGQARDLYQDLYREILGDLAGLDMPLPLAPPERPPAVGVRRHTGTYERAGVRIDILERDGAAVMRTTVLGPLAALLPDPVEEHVMTPVDGSGDLFAVREPDSPHWTPVTFYGLPGGERYVHYGVRATPKAGRP, encoded by the coding sequence ATGACCCGACCCCTGCGCATCGAGGACCTGGCCGACATCGCGGTGCCGGAGCAGCCGGCGCTCTCCCCCGACGGCACACGGATCGTGTACGTGCTGCGCGGCAGCGACCTCGCAGGCGACCGCACGGTGCGCGATCTGTGGCACGTGCCCGCCGCGGGCGGCGGTCCCGCGCGGCGGCTGACCCGCGGCGGCGCAGACCAGGCGCCGAGCTGGTCGCCCGACGGGACCCGAATCGCCTTCCTGCGCGCCGGCCCGGAGCCCGGCGCGGGCCCCGCCCAGGTGTGGCTGCTGCCCGCGGACGGCGGCGAGGCCGAGCAGCTGACCGAGCTGCCGCTGGGCGCGGGCGCGCCCGTGTGGAGCCCGGACGGGACCAGGATCGCGTTCACCGCGCCGGTCGACATCGCGCCGCCGGGACCCGCGCCCGCCGCGGACCCGTCCGGCGCGTCCGGCGCGTCCGGCGCGCGGCACCCGGCTCCTGCGGCCGACCGCAGGCCGCTGGTCAGCGACCGGCTGGACTACCAGTACGACGGCGCCGGCCTGCTCGGCTCGCTCCGCCATCACGTGCACGTCCTGGACCTCGCGACCGGCGCGTGCCGCCGGCTGACCGAGGGCGACTGGCACGCCGGCGCCCCCGCGTGGTCGCCCGACGGCCGGACCCTCGCGTTCACCGCCGCGACCGACCCGCGCGCCGACCTGACCGTGCGCAGCGCCGCGTACACCGTGGACGCCGCCGCGGCGGGCGCCCAGCCGGTCCTGGTCGGCGCCCCCGACGGCTTCGCCGGCACGGTCGGCTGGACGCCGGACGGCGCCGCCCTGCTGGTCGTCGGCCACCGCGCCGCGCCCGTGGGGCACGCCCGGCTGCTGCGCGTACCGCTGGACGGAGGGCCGGCCGAGGACCTGTCCGGGCCGCTGGACCGCAACGTCATGCCCGGCGGCCCCGGTTACCCCGGCGGCCTGCCGCAGACCGCGGGCGACGGAGCGACCGTGCTGTTCTGCGTCCGCGACCGCGGCTGCACCCACCTGTACGCCGCCGGCCCGGCCCCGACCGGCCCGAGCGCGTCCACCCCCGGCGCCGCCGGCCTCCGCGCGGTGCTGGCCGGCGCCGGCCGCAACGTCTCCGGGCTCAGCGTGGCCGGCGACTTGGCCGCCGTGGTGCTCGCCACCCCGGCCTCCTTCGGCGAGATCGCCGTCGTCGACCTCGCCACCGGCGCGGAGCGCGTCCTGACCGAGCACGGCGCGGCGGTCGCCGACGTGACGCTCTACCCGCGCACCGAGCGGGAGTTCACCGTCTGCGACGGCACCACCGTGCACGGGTGGCTGGTCCGCGCCCCCGGCACGACCGGCCCGGGGCCGCTGCTGCTGGACGTCCACGGCGGCCCGCACAACGCGTGGAACGGCGCGGCCGACGACGTGCACCTGTACCACCAGCGGCTGGCCGCGCTCGGCTGGACCGTGCTGCTGCTCAACCCGCGCGGCAGCGACGGCTACGGCGAGGTGTTCTACACCGCCGCGATCGGCGCGTGGGGCCTGGCCGACGCCGCCGACCTGCTGGAACCGGTCGACGCCCTGGTCGCCGAGGGCCTCGCGGACCCCGAGCGGCTCGCCGTCGCCGGATACAGCTACGGCGGCTACATGGCCTGCTACCTCACCGGACGCGACGGCCGCTTCGCCGCCGCGGTCGCCGGCGGCACCGTCAGCGACCTGGTCAGCATGGCCGGCGCCTCCGACGACGGCCACCTGCTCGCCGACCTGGAACTCGACGGCCCGCCCTGGGCCGGCCCCGAGCACTACGCGGCGATGTCGCCGCTGTCCCGGGTCCGCGAGGTGCGCACCCCGACGCTGATCCTGCACGGCGCGGACGACCGGCGCTGCCCGGCCGACCAGGCCGCGCAGTGGCACACGGCGCTGCGCGAGCAGGGCGTGCCGTCGCGGCTGGTGCTGTACCCGGGCGCCTCCCACCTGTTCGTCCTCGACGGCGCCCCCTCGCACCGGCTGGACTTCAACCGCCGCATCGTGGACTGGGTGGAGCGGTACGCCGCAGGCCCGGACCGCAAGGGCCTGCCGCTGGTCGACGCCGCGCACTGGCAGCGCCGGCTGGAGGCGCTGGCCGCCCGGCACCGCGTCCCCGGAGCGACCCTCGGCATCCTGCGGATCGGCCCCGACGCGGCGGCCGGCCCGGACGCTTCGGGCGCTGGGGGCGACGCGGGCGACGCGGGCGACGAGCTGGCCGTGGCCGCGTACGGGGTGCTCAACAAGAACACCGGTGTGCCGGTGACCGCCGACTCGCTCTTCCAGATCGGCTCCATCAGCAAGGTGTGGACCGCGACGCTGGTGATGCAACTGGCCGACGAGGGCCTGCTGGACCTCGACGCGCCGCTGGTGACCGTGCTGCCCGAGCTGCGGCTCAGCGACCCGGACGTCACCAAGGAGGTGACGATGCGGCACCTGCTGACGCACACCAGCGGCATCGACGGCGACATCTTCGACGACACCGGGCGCGGCGACGACTGCCTGGAGAAGTACACCGCGCTGCTCGCCGACGCCGCGCAGATCCACCCGCTCGGCGCCACCTGGTCCTACTGCAACTCCGGCTTCTCGCTGATGGGCCGGGTGGTGGAGAAGCTCACCGGCGGCACCTGGGACCAGGCGGTGCGGGAGCGGCTGTTCACCCCGCTGGGCCTGGAGCACACGGTCACGCTGCCCGAGGAGGCGCTGCTGCACCGCGCCGCCACCGGGCACGTCGCCGAGGCCGGCGGCGAGCCGGCCGTCGCTCCCGTGTGGGGGCTGCCGCGCTCGCTCGGCCCGGCCGGCCTCATCTGCGCCTCGGCCGCCGACCTGCTCGCCTTCGCCCGGATGCACCTGCGCGGCGGGCTGGCCGCGGACGGCGTCCGGGTGCTCGGCGAGGCGGCCGCCGCGGCGATGGCGGACCGGCAGGTCGAACTCCCCGACCCGCACACGCTCGGCGACTCCTGGGGCCTGGGGTGGAGCCGCTTCACCTGGGACGGGCGGGTGCTGATCGGCCACGACGGCAACACCGTCGGCCAGTCCGCGTTCCTGCGCCTGCTGCCCGACCAGGGCCTCGCCGTCGCGCTGCTCACCAACGGCGGCCAGGCGCGGGACCTGTACCAGGACCTCTACCGGGAGATCCTCGGCGACCTGGCCGGACTCGACATGCCGCTGCCGCTCGCGCCGCCGGAGCGGCCCCCGGCGGTCGGCGTCAGACGCCACACCGGGACGTACGAGCGCGCCGGAGTGCGCATCGACATCCTGGAACGCGACGGCGCCGCGGTCATGCGCACCACCGTCCTCGGACCGCTGGCCGCGTTGCTGCCCGACCCGGTCGAGGAGCACGTGATGACGCCGGTCGACGGCTCAGGCGACCTGTTCGCCGTCCGCGAGCCGGACTCCCCGCACTGGACGCCGGTCACCTTCTACGGCCTGCCCGGCGGCGAGCGGTACGTGCACTACGGCGTGCGCGCCACGCCCAAGGCGGGGCGGCCGTGA
- a CDS encoding VOC family protein, translating into MDIKLSQCFIAVDDHDKALAFYRDVLGLQVRNDVAFEGMRWTTVGSPSQPGVDIVLEPPLADPNASAADRQAMVELLAKGMLRAVIFTTDDVDALFARVREAGAEVVQEPVDQPYGVRDCAFRDPAGNMLRFNQPRAT; encoded by the coding sequence ATGGACATCAAGCTCTCGCAGTGCTTCATCGCCGTCGACGACCACGACAAGGCGCTCGCCTTCTACCGCGACGTGCTCGGGCTCCAGGTGCGCAACGACGTCGCGTTCGAGGGAATGCGCTGGACGACCGTCGGCTCGCCGTCGCAGCCCGGGGTGGACATCGTGCTGGAGCCGCCGCTGGCCGATCCCAACGCCTCGGCCGCCGACCGGCAGGCCATGGTGGAGCTGCTGGCCAAGGGCATGCTGCGAGCCGTGATCTTCACGACCGACGACGTGGACGCGCTCTTCGCCCGCGTCCGGGAAGCCGGCGCCGAGGTCGTGCAGGAGCCGGTCGACCAGCCCTACGGCGTCCGCGACTGCGCGTTCCGCGACCCGGCGGGGAACATGCTGCGGTTCAACCAGCCGCGCGCGACGTGA